The Hymenobacter oligotrophus genome has a window encoding:
- a CDS encoding S46 family peptidase — protein sequence MNSVFWLRCLAAFWLLLWPAAARADEGMWLPLLLKQLNEGDMQRKGLKLTAEDIYSVNRGSLKDAVVQFGGGCTGEIVSNEGLLLTNHHCGYGQIQQHSSVDKDYLTNGYWAMTREQELPNPGLTATFIVRMEDVTGQILQGLPANQPEAEREQTVQQRSAQVAQKAVAGTHYKAFVRPMFGGGEYYLFVTEVFEDVRLVGAPPSSIGKFGGDTDNWMWPRHTGDFSIFRIYAGPDNKPAPYSAQNKPFRPRHALPISLDGVRPGDFTLVFGFPGRTNEYLTSWGVDEIYSVSDPVRVKIRDTKLRLLDQDMKASDKVRIQYAAKYASLANYWKKWQGEMRGLKRLDAVRRKQQQETQFRQWVQQGDATRQAAYGQILSQLEQQYQLARPYVIARDYATEAALGIELLAYANSLQNLVDLIQARAPQAELQAAIEKARKGTTSFFRNYSASTDQKVAAALLPLYAEGTPEALLPDYVKQLKNRVGKPRTGWGAYPPNLTPAQRKAIQEANAGPVTWERLVDDIYGKSMLTSNENAQMVLDRLAKGASDILLDDPAYRLAAPIVATYRQQVLPTYSQTQDQITLLQRTYIAGLRQWQPERKFYPDANSTLRVAYGQVASYQPADGVQYEYYTTLDGIMEKADPTNPDFEIPKRLAELYQQKDYGPYAVNGTVPVAFTATNHTTGGNSGSPVINGRGELIGINFDRNWEGSMSDIMYDPERVRNIVLDVRYMLFVVDKYAGATHLIREMNLVGAAGEAQPNGANASSRLKKQKVKVKREKTSAR from the coding sequence ATGAATTCTGTTTTCTGGTTGCGCTGCCTGGCGGCGTTTTGGCTGCTGCTATGGCCCGCCGCGGCCCGCGCCGACGAAGGCATGTGGCTGCCCTTGCTGCTAAAGCAACTCAACGAGGGCGACATGCAGCGCAAAGGTTTGAAGCTGACCGCCGAAGACATTTACTCCGTAAACCGCGGCTCGCTGAAAGACGCCGTGGTGCAATTTGGCGGCGGCTGCACCGGCGAAATCGTGAGCAACGAGGGGTTGCTGCTCACCAACCACCACTGCGGCTACGGCCAAATTCAGCAGCATTCGTCGGTGGATAAAGACTACCTCACGAACGGCTATTGGGCCATGACGCGCGAGCAGGAGCTGCCCAACCCCGGCCTTACGGCCACTTTCATCGTGCGGATGGAGGACGTAACGGGCCAGATTTTGCAGGGCCTGCCGGCCAACCAGCCCGAGGCCGAGCGCGAGCAAACAGTGCAGCAACGCAGTGCCCAAGTGGCCCAAAAAGCGGTGGCAGGCACGCACTACAAGGCGTTTGTGCGCCCTATGTTTGGCGGCGGCGAGTACTACCTGTTTGTAACGGAAGTGTTTGAGGATGTGCGCCTCGTAGGGGCGCCGCCCAGCAGCATCGGCAAGTTCGGCGGCGACACCGACAACTGGATGTGGCCTCGCCACACCGGCGACTTCAGCATTTTCCGTATCTACGCCGGCCCCGACAACAAGCCCGCCCCCTACTCTGCTCAGAACAAGCCGTTTCGGCCCCGGCACGCGCTGCCTATTTCGCTTGACGGCGTGCGCCCCGGCGACTTTACCTTGGTATTCGGATTCCCGGGCCGCACCAACGAGTACCTCACTTCGTGGGGCGTCGATGAGATATATTCCGTGTCGGACCCGGTTCGGGTGAAAATCCGCGACACAAAGCTGCGCCTGCTCGACCAGGACATGAAAGCCTCCGATAAGGTGCGCATTCAGTACGCGGCCAAATACGCCTCGCTAGCCAACTACTGGAAGAAATGGCAAGGCGAAATGCGGGGCCTGAAGCGCCTCGATGCCGTGCGCCGCAAGCAGCAGCAGGAAACGCAGTTCCGGCAGTGGGTGCAGCAGGGCGACGCCACGCGCCAAGCCGCTTACGGCCAGATTTTAAGTCAGTTGGAGCAGCAATACCAGCTGGCCCGTCCCTACGTAATAGCCCGCGACTACGCCACCGAGGCCGCCCTAGGTATCGAGCTACTGGCCTACGCCAACAGCCTGCAAAATCTCGTCGATCTGATTCAGGCGAGAGCACCGCAAGCCGAGCTGCAAGCCGCTATCGAGAAAGCCCGCAAAGGCACCACCAGCTTTTTCCGGAACTACTCCGCCTCTACCGACCAAAAAGTGGCCGCCGCACTGCTGCCGCTCTACGCCGAGGGCACGCCCGAAGCCCTGCTGCCCGACTACGTGAAGCAGCTGAAAAACCGCGTGGGCAAGCCACGCACGGGCTGGGGGGCGTACCCGCCCAACCTCACGCCGGCGCAGCGCAAGGCCATTCAGGAGGCCAACGCCGGCCCGGTAACCTGGGAGCGATTAGTCGACGACATCTACGGCAAGTCGATGCTTACCTCAAACGAAAACGCGCAGATGGTGCTCGATCGGTTGGCCAAGGGCGCCTCCGACATCTTGCTCGACGACCCCGCTTACCGGCTGGCCGCGCCCATTGTGGCTACGTACCGCCAGCAGGTGCTGCCCACCTACAGCCAAACCCAAGACCAGATTACGCTGCTTCAGCGCACCTATATTGCCGGCCTGCGCCAGTGGCAGCCCGAGCGTAAGTTTTACCCCGATGCCAACTCCACTTTGCGCGTGGCTTACGGCCAGGTGGCCAGCTATCAACCTGCCGACGGCGTGCAGTACGAGTACTACACCACCCTCGACGGCATCATGGAAAAAGCCGACCCTACCAACCCCGATTTTGAGATTCCTAAGCGCTTGGCCGAGCTCTATCAGCAGAAGGATTACGGCCCCTACGCCGTAAACGGCACCGTGCCGGTAGCTTTTACGGCCACCAACCACACCACCGGCGGCAACAGCGGCTCGCCCGTAATCAACGGCCGCGGCGAGCTAATTGGGATTAATTTCGACCGCAACTGGGAAGGCAGCATGTCGGACATTATGTACGACCCGGAGCGCGTGCGCAACATTGTGCTGGATGTGCGCTACATGTTGTTTGTGGTGGATAAGTACGCCGGCGCCACGCACCTAATACGAGAGATGAACCTGGTGGGCGCCGCTGGTGAAGCCCAGCCCAACGGTGCCAATGCAAGCTCAAGACTGAAGAAGCAGAAAGTAAAGGTGAAGCGCGAAAAAACCTCTGCTCGATAA
- a CDS encoding DUF4184 family protein, protein MPFTFSHAAAVVPLGRWVRLPLSALVVGSLSPDLIYFLQLKATSNIGHTLHGLFIFCLPASLLVLWLWHRVAKLAAVALLPPWVRARTVRLSYRPFGFGPGQHLLRVATGILLGAITHVVWDAFTHADGWVAERVPFFQRLLPFPGFGTMPVYKFGQLLSTAVGAALLAWWSWQWVSRQPAYATTVPKLPHRRAWVAGLVVVAAGVAVAYARWHAAPLTSYAELRLFALRIILAGCSALWLGLLLFAGWYRWRYQPHLGHVQPEATSGPAPKRRPRSVPK, encoded by the coding sequence ATGCCGTTTACTTTTAGCCATGCCGCTGCCGTGGTACCGTTGGGGCGCTGGGTGCGCCTGCCGCTCTCGGCCCTAGTGGTCGGCAGCCTCAGCCCCGATCTGATTTACTTTCTTCAGCTGAAGGCCACCAGCAACATCGGTCATACGCTGCACGGGCTGTTCATTTTTTGCTTGCCCGCCAGCCTGCTGGTGTTGTGGCTGTGGCACCGCGTAGCCAAGTTGGCAGCCGTGGCCTTGTTGCCGCCGTGGGTGCGCGCGCGCACCGTGCGCTTGTCTTACCGGCCCTTTGGCTTCGGGCCGGGGCAGCATTTGCTGCGCGTAGCAACGGGTATATTGTTGGGCGCCATTACCCATGTCGTCTGGGATGCCTTTACGCACGCCGATGGGTGGGTGGCCGAGCGCGTGCCGTTTTTTCAGCGGCTGCTGCCTTTTCCGGGTTTCGGCACCATGCCGGTCTACAAATTTGGGCAACTGCTGAGCACGGCCGTGGGCGCGGCTTTGCTGGCTTGGTGGAGCTGGCAGTGGGTTAGCCGACAGCCCGCCTACGCCACCACCGTGCCCAAGCTGCCGCACCGGCGGGCGTGGGTAGCCGGCTTGGTGGTAGTGGCCGCCGGGGTGGCCGTGGCCTACGCGCGCTGGCACGCGGCCCCGCTTACCTCGTACGCCGAGCTGCGCTTGTTTGCGCTGCGCATTATTTTGGCGGGCTGCTCGGCGTTGTGGCTTGGCTTGCTGCTGTTTGCGGGCTGGTACCGGTGGCGGTACCAGCCGCACCTAGGGCACGTGCAACCCGAGGCTACGAGTGGCCCAGCTCCGAAACGGCGGCCGCGTTCTGTGCCGAAGTAG